Below is a window of Mucilaginibacter ginkgonis DNA.
AGACATCATCCCGTTACCGCGGTTCAGCGACAGGGTAGAAGCCGAATTCCTTTTCAGCGGTGGTCGATACGGTTATAACCTTGGTAATACCTTCACAAATCGCAACGTTTTTAAAGGCGCAGAAGCGCTTATTATTAAAACTAACTGGAGCGTGTTGTTTGATAACGGGCGTAACACGGCTACAACTAGCGGCATTGAAAACCAGGATTTAAAACTGGGTGCCAGTTTGGTATTCCCGCGCATTGTGTCGCCGTGGAGTTTCCCAAGCCTGGGCAAATATGGTGTTCCGCATACCACGGTCTCAACCAACTTTCAGTTATTCTATCAGAAGGGCTTGGTACAGCGCGAAAGTTTCTTAAACTCTCTTACTTACGACTGGGCCGAGCTTTCCAATAAACTGCACAGCCTCACACCGATAAACATAGAGTACTCGCAAGGAACTATTGATCCGTTCGCTTATTCGCAATTGTTGGCTAATAACCGCTTTTCTTATATCTATCTAATTGGCAGAAAGATATTTACAGCTGGAAGCCAGTACACATATCAGCAAAATGCCAATAAATTAAGCTCGCTCGAGAGCTTCAATTACTTCCGTGGCTTTATTGATGTAGGCGGTAACACGCTCGACCTGTTAGCCAGGTTGACACACTCTGGCAGTGACAGCCTTGGCCGTAAGATATTTGGATTGCACTACGCGCAATACGCTAAAGTTGAATTAGATTTCAGGCGTTACAACCATTTAGGCGGCGAGCAGCAGCTGATCTTCAGGGTCAACCCGGGAATCGGCATACCATATGGCAACAGCAGCCATGCGCCAAGTGATAACGGATTATTCAACAGCAGCCAGTTGATATTTGAAAAAAACTTTTACGTGGGTGGTGCCAATGACATCCGTGCATGGTTACCGCGTACCCTCGGCCCCGGCAATTTTAACCGTGGCACGTATTATGGCGCAGATATAACTACCCGTGAGCGATTGAAATACCTCGACCAGTTTGGCGAGATCAAATTTGTAGGCAACCTGGAATACCGCTATAACGTAGCGCATGACTTCTTTGGCTCGAAATTAAATGGTGCAACATTCCTCGATTTTGGTAACGTTTGGCGTTTACATGACGAGCCCGATTTCCCCGGTGGGCAGTTCAAATTCGGCAATTTCTATAATTCGCTGGCGGCAGGTATAGGCACAGGTTTCAGGCTCGATCTTACCTTCTTCGTATTCAGGTTTGATGCCGCGTTTAAATTTAAAGATCCGCAATTCCAGGGAGCCGACCAGTACGTGCTCATCAGGCATTTTAATGAGCTATTTAAACCGGGCCCGTTTAAAAATGCCTATTACGCCCTCAATGGCGAGAGCTACAACTTTATGCAGTTGAACTTCGGAATAGGTTTGCCGTTCTGAGGTAAAATTTATTCTGCGACCTCCCACTGCGTCTTTGCGAGGAGTATTGACGACGAAGCAATCCCACACTATGCTTAACTTAATAGAATGAGTAATAAAGTTTCGTCTAATTAGCCGAAGAAAAGATCATCTTCAAATGTGTAATTCAGCAATTTTTCAATTCCTTTAAACCAAACATATGTGTGTTGCGGTAGTTCGAAAAACAATCGATAATGCTTTGCAAACTCCGCGAAAGTTAACGTGTAAGCATTATCCATTACGCCATCCCCAAAAACAACAACTTCTGCGTCATACGCTAAATTTTCTTTAAGCGCAATTTCGGCAAGAAATTCCGGAACTTTCTCAAGCCCTTCAACAGTATCAGATGAAAGCGACTCTTGTATATCATCGACTTTTGACCAGTCAATCCTGTTTAACCCAATTGGGTATTTCCGATCCAACAAAGAAAACCACTTCTCACTGCTCTCGTACGCCAAAATTAAATCGTTCAATTTCTCGACGACTTCTTTATCGTAATCGTTCATTCTAAAACAACCGCTTTAATCCATCAAATACACTCTCAAAGAAAGTAGGCACGCTTAAACCGTTATGATAATTAAAGTACAGGAAGATGATGAACAGGATAACGGCAATGATGATAAACTTTTTGAATAGCCACCCTGCCAGGATAATTGCAACCGGGATGACCAATAGCCAGATCCAGCTGATGTGAAGCGGGGTGATGTCATGCTCGTGTTTGTATAGATAGAAAAGCGATCCGTAGGTACCTGTATCATCGCTGTGTTTGATGTATACAAAACTTGACCGTTGTATCTTGTGGTGATAAAAAGCAGTGCCTTTGTCAAAGTTGAGCGTATCTACAAAGCCGTTTACAGAAAACACATAAGAGCCGCTGATGACTTCATCAACCTCATTGGCCGTATCTGCGGCGACTATAGCGATCTCGTCCTTAGCGAACGGATTAGCCTTAACCACAAAGTTTTTTAAAGAGCTTGTGTCAGCGAAACTATAAGCAGCCGACAGCAGGCATATCAATGTGAAGATCAGTTTTTTGGTCATGGCTATGGCCGGTGCAGTACACCTTCGGCGATTAAAAGTAATAAATATTAGTTGTTTAGCAGGTAGATGCTAAAGTTTAAGGCAGTCGCAAAGCTTACCCATAAAAGGTAAGGCACCAACAACCATGCTGCGGGTTTACTTAGCCTGGCAAAGGCAAAAATATTAAAAATGATGAGTAGCCATAAGACAATGATTATCACCAATCCGCCTAATATCTGGTGCATACCAAAGAATACGATAGACCAGATAAAATTGAAAAACAACTGTGTGAAATATATCGACCGGATGTTTTTGTAAGCTATGCTTGGCTCACGTTTTTTCCAGACCAGGTAGGCCGCCGTGGCGATCATAATATAAAGAATGGTCCAGGCAATGGGGAATGCCCATGACGGCGGTGTGAACGATGGCTTGTTGATCCGGCTGTACCAACCTTCAATTTCCGGCCGGGTAAAGAGGGAAGCAACTCCGCCAATGGCTAAAGTCATTGCCAAGCTAACGGCGTAGGGAATCGGCTGGAATTTTGAAGAAGTGTTCGGCATGTGGTAGATACAAACCGGGTTATGGAAATGTTTAAGTTACAACCAATGAAGGGAAAATGCTTCATCCGTACCGAACTCGTCGCGTCCTTTTGCCAAAGTCAGTATCGCGTTGGCGGCAGCAAGCGAAACTAGATCACCAGAGGTCGAGGTTTCAACAGGGTGGGCAATTACTTTACCACGTTCTGTGGCAGCGTTCACCAATAAGTGTAGTGTAAGATCGGGCTTGAAGGTAAAAGGCTTGCTCAAAAATGCAGATGCAGGTCTCGACTGCTGCTTTAAGCAGGCATTTAGCCAACCTCTGAAATATAACTGGTAACAAACATATGTTGATACCGGGTTACCCGGGAAACCGAATATTAAAGCGCCGTTTGGCATTTTACCGAATAAGAAAGGTTTGCCCGGTCGCTGTGCAATGCCATGGAACTTTTCACTAAAGCCCATCTCATTCAAGACACGGGGCAGATAATCGAATTTGCCCTTCGATACTGCACCAGATAATAATACAACATCATAATATGCGGTAATAGTAGTTAGCTGTTCCTTTAACAGCAATGCATTGTCGGGTAAATGATATTGTGAAGCAGTTATGCAATCTTTCTGCAAAGCTGTAGTCAGCATATAACTGTTAGACTGCCTGATCTGATGCGGAAGGGGCATGGCTTTTACAGGTACCAGTTCGTCACCTGTGGCGCAAACGGCTATTTTCGGTAGATGGTAGACCTTAACCTTATTATATCCCGAAGATGCTAACAGGCCAATTACCGCCGGTGTAATTCTCGCATCTTTCGCGATTAAAACTTCGCCTTGCTTAGAGTCTACACCCCGGCGATGCACATTCTGATAAGCTGCGACCATATCCGTATTTACAATAGCCGACCCGCTTCTGATGTCGCAAAGCTCGTACGGAATTACAGCATCTGTTCCTATTGGCAGCATAGCGCCGGTCATCACTTCAATACAGTTCTTTTTGTTCGTAAGTGTTACCTGAGGTTGCCCGGCTGCCTGGATCGCTTCCATTTTGAACTCACGAATGCCGTCGATAAATACTGATGAAGCTATGGCAATGCCATCCATAGTGACACGATCAAAGGGTGGATAGTCGCGGTCGGCAATAATATCTTCAGCAAGCACACGGCCGGCAGCGATAAGAAGCGGTACTTCTTCCACGCCAAAGTTTTTGGCTTCTGCTAAAACGAGCGTTAGTGATTCGGCAACATCGATCATTTGGACACTGATGTTTCCGGATATACAATAAACTGCTCATCAAATTCATCGAACCACGACTCGAGACCACCCTCAACATTTTGTACCTGGCTTCCGGGATGTATTTGTTTGATGATTTCTGCCGCTCTTGCGCTTCGGCCGCCAATTTCGCATATCAAAATCAATGGAACATCGATTTGCCTATTGCTGAAATACGCTTTGACATTGACCAATGGGACATTTCGCGAAAAACTCAAATGCTCTGCGGTAAACTCTTTGGGTTCGCGTACGTCAATCAGTTCGAAGGGTGTACCACCTTCATGCATTTTATATAATTCATGCACATCAATGGTAGAACTTGATTCGCAATGCGGCGTATCATAAGTTGGTTGTAGCGTTTTGATAAATTTGTTTTGCGCATTTACTTTCAGTTTGATCTTGTACTGCTCGTCGCGCAGCAGATCAAAGACCTGTAAATAGCCGCTTAAATTATCGCCAATACCGGTTATAACTTTTACGGCCTGCAACGCTTGCTGACAGCCAATAATGCCGGGCGCTATGCCCAAAACTCCGGCCGTATCACAATTAGGTATTTCATTTTCTGCGGGAGGGTGGGGATACACACACCGATAAGTAGGCCCGCCCTGGTAATTAAATACGCTTACATGCCCTTCAAATTGCTGCACAGCACCGTACACAAAAGGTTTGTTCAGGATCACACAGGCGTCATTAATCAGGTACCGGGTGCCAAAATTGTCGCTGGCATCGATCACGAAATTATACTCGCTTATTGTTGAGAGCGCATCTTTCGTATTTAGAAAATGCAGATGAGATTTAAATTTAACTTTCGAATTCAGCTTAAAAAGTTTTTCCATTGCAACCTCTGCCTTCAAAAGTCCAATGTCTTCTTCACTGTATAAAACCTGCCTGTGCAGATTGTCAGCTTTTATTATGTCGCCGTCTATGATTCCGATGGTGCCTACGCCCATCCCGGTAAGGTATTGCAAAACGGGAACGCCCAATCCGCCTGCGCCAACAACCAGCACTTTCGCCACCGCTAATTTCTGCTGTGCATCCTTACCAAATCCTGCAAGTTTTACCTGCCTGTCATATCTGTCTTTAATCATATCAGCCACCTAAAACAGACATGGACGTATTAAAGGAATGCGGTATCATTTTTTCTGCAGCGAAGCCGTCTTTTGCGCGCTTTGCCACAGCACCCAACAGCAGGTTTTCTAACTCTTCTTTGCTTGCGCCATTCCGCAACACGTCGCGCAGATTGGCGTTCGGTGCGCCGTATAAACAAGTACGTAGTTCACCCGTGGCAGATAAGCGTATGCGGTTACAGGTGCCGCAAAACGTGCGGCTAAATGAGGGGATAATACCAAATGACCCGACATAACCAGGGACTTTGTAATTAACAGATGTAGATGATGGCCCGCTTTCAACACCATCTAACTCAGGATAATGCATTTTAATATGTTCCAAAATCTTTACATGGTCCCAGCCGTCATGGGCAAAGTGTTCGCTGCCGTTAAAAGGCATTTCTTCCAAGAAGCGGACGGCAAGATTGTGGTTCCTGGTTAATTCAACAAATGGAAGAATATCTTCTACATTCTTGCGCTCTGCTACCACGCTATTTAACTTGATGTCGAAACCATCCTCTAACATCGTCATGATCGCGCCAAATACTCCATTAAAACTATCGCGGCGTGTGATCTGGTGAAACCGGGTGGCATCCAGCGAATCCAGGCTGATGTTCAATTTCGTGATGCCCAACTCTTTTAATACCGATTGGTGCCTTGCAGTCAAGGTGCCATTTGTGGTTACAGTAATGTCTTTTAGGTTTTCGATGGTTCGAAGGCGATACAAAAACGGAATAATGCCATCTCTTACAAAAGGTTCGCCGCCGGTGATGCGTATCTTGTCTACACCCAACCCACAGAATACCTGCGCCAGGCGAAACATCTCATCAAATGATAACAGGTCAGCGCGTTTGGCAAAGTTTATACCTTCTTCGGGCATGCAATAGTAGCACCTAAAGTTACAGCGGTCTGTAACAGAAAGGCGCAGATAATTGAGCCTGCGGCCATATTGGTCAACTAATAAACTTTGGTTCATTTATTACGGATGGGCATTTACCCAAACACTTTCATCTTCGTAAAACTCTTTTTTCCAAATCGGCACAGTGCGTTTTAATTCGTCAATTAAAAACCTGCATGCCTCAAACGATGCGTCACGGTGGGCTGATGATACACCTGTTAACACAACAGCTTCGCCCGGTTTTTTAGTGCCGGTTACGTGAATTATCGCTATTGCCAGCAGAGGCCATCGTTCTGCTGCTGCCTCAGCCACTTTTTGCATCTCTTTAAGCGCCATAGGCTCATAAGCTTCAAACGCCAATTGCCTCACTTTTTTGCCTTTGCTATTATCCCGGACGGTACCTAAAAATACGTTTACCGCGCCGGCACCATCGTTATTGAGGTATTTGTACGCCTCTTGTATATCAATATGGTCAATGATCTTGATAAGCATATCAACCACCGCTTACAGGCGGAATGAGCGCCACCTCGCTTTGAGAATCGATCAGGGTATCATCGTCCGCATACTCACTGTTTACCGCGATGGCCAGCGAGCTTAAGTTATTAAATTCGGGATATTGTTTGCACAGCCAAGTTTTAAGTTGGCTGACGTTGCCTACAGTTTCACCTTCGGGCAACGTCAGTTGCGACTGACCAACAATGTCTTTGGTGATGCCAAAAAGTAATATCTGCATATCAGTATTATCAACGCTAATGTACCCTTTTTATTGGTTATCTATGAAAGGTCACTTCCTGGTGATGAGCGCGTCGATGGTATCTAAACCGATATTTATAAGATCGCCTACCACCAGCCCGGAGCGGTTATAAATTTTGACAACCTGATCACCTATTTCAATTTGTGCTACATTGTTTTCGACGCCGATAACTTTTGCCGTTAATGTTATATAGGTCCTATCCGCGCCAAAGATCTGTGATGGCGTACCGATGTTTACAATTTTTCCGTTGTCGATTTTCAAAACATTTGTTGTCAAAGCAGAAAGCTCCTTTTTATCATGGCTCACCATTATAGCCGTGAAGCGATATTCCTGCTGCAATTGAAGGATTTGTTGTTGCAATTCGATCCGGGTTAAATGGTCTGTAGCCGATAGCGGTTCATCAAGTAACAGCAATTTGGGTTTACCTGCCAATGCCCTTGCCAGTGCAACGCGTTGCTTTTGCCCGCCCGAAAGGTTATCAGGCTTCTCGTTCTTGAAACGATCTAATCCTGTAATTGTTAGTAAATGCTCGATATGGCTGTTATCTGCCGCTTTACCTGCCGCATATCTCAGGTTTTGCAGCACCGTCATATTCGGAAACAAAGCGTAATCCTGAAAGACAAAGCCTATGTTGCGCCGCTGAACAGGAATATTTATTTTCTTATCGGTATCGAGCCACACAACGCCGTCCACTTCGATCACACCTTTTTCCGGCTTGACCAATCCTGCAATGATATTTAGTAAAGTAGTTTTGCCCGCTCCGGAGGGGCCATAAATGCCTGAGATTTCCCCTGATTGAAATTGGTATTGAACAGATAGTTCTGTTGCATCGGCGAATTTCAAATTTGTGTTGATGTCGACGCTGATCATATCACTACCCGTTTGTTTGTCCGCCCTTTATTTACGGTATAGACGGTTAATAATATACAGAACGATATTACCAACAGTATTGCGGAGTAAACGTGCGCGGCGTGAAAATTTAACGCCTCCGCTTCGTTATAGATCGCGACGGAAGCTACTTTGGTTACGCCTGGCAAACCTCCGCCGATCATTAAAACCAGACCAAATTCCCCTAAAGTGTGTGCAAAAGTAAGAACGGTACCGGTAATCAAGGCGGGGCGGACGTTCGGCAGCAGAATTTTAAAGAAAGTCTCGGTTTTTGAGCGGCCCATGGTATACGAGGCTTCAGCTAAATTCCGCGGTAACGATTGTAATGCCGATTGAACAGGATGCACCATAAAAGGCAAACTATACAACACAGAGCCAACTACCAGTCCGCTAAAGGTAAACAGCAGACGAATATTAAACCATGAAACAAGCCACCCACCGAAAGCGTTTGCAGGGCTAAATGCTATAAGTAAGTAGAAACCGATAACAGAAGGCGGCAATACCAATGGAAGACTGATGAGCGCCTCTGCCAACGGTTTTAACCTGCACTTGCTTTCCGAAAGCCATGCTGCAATTGGCAAACCAATAACAAGCAGAAAGATGGTGGTTACTGCAGCCAGTTTAAAGCTTAGCCAAAGTGGTTGCAGGTCTGCCATGTGCTATTTGTAACCGTAAGCAGCTAATATCTTTTTTGCCGATGGGCTGAATAAAAAAGCATAAAACTTTCGTCCGTCCTCATAATTATTTACCCTCGACGATTTTAGCAAAACCGCACCTTGAGCAATGGGAGAGTAAAGGCTGTCATCAACATCTATCCACCGTCCTTTACCTTTTTGTTCGGGGCTTAGTACAATTGCTTTAGCCGTAAAAGCGGCTTGTACCGCGCCGGTAAGAAGATATTGATTTACCTGGGCTATACTTTCGCCATAAACGATCTTCGATTGAAGTGCGGTGAGCAATTGTTGCTTCTTAAGTGCTTCTACCGTTGCCTGTCCGTAAGGCGCTAACTGCGGGTTAGCTACAGCAATTTTTGTATAATCTGACAGTAAAAGATCTTTCAATGCAGCCGGGCTGGCTTTACCATCAGGTACCCAAAGTACCAATTGACCATACGCATAGATCTTCGGTTTCTCTAATAGCAGTTTCTTCGCTTCCAATTCCAGCGGGTACTTCATATCCGCAGACATAAATACATCAAAAGGTGCGCCCTGCTCTATTTGAGCAAAAAGTTTTCCGGACGAACTTACAATGAGTTCAGTAGAAATACCGGTCTGTTTTTTGAATTCATCTGCCAATTGCTGTGCCACATATTGAGCGTTAGCGGCTACTGCAAGGCGCATTTTTTGCGCCGATGCCGCTAAACCAAGTAGTAAAAAAATGAAGGAAAAGGCTATTGTCTTTTTCACAAACGTTAGTCTTTAGCAGTTTTGATTTCAATACCGGTTACTTGCCTTACCCATCGGCCCCATTTTTTCTCGCCCGGGATAATAATCTGGAACGGGCCGTTAGAGGCTGGTAACAATTTACCATCTTCTTTATCAGCTAAAATGATATTCTTGTCATTAAACTCGCTGTTGGTTTCCGGCAAGGCTATAACGGCACGATAACCATCTGCTGCTTTTATTAAAATGTATTTAGCCAATGTCTTACCGCTCAGTTTTCCGTTGGGTAATGCACCTGCCTGGTTAACAATATCGGCAAGCAAAACACCGCTGTATTTGTGGTCTTTACCGTCGTGGCCTTTTGCGTCGACGGTAATTTGCTTCATCGCAGTAAACGTTGATGCAGTTATTTTGAAGGGTGATGTTACATCTCCGCTGACGGCCACCGTTTGCGCATTTGCACACAACGTTAGGCATAGCAGCGCAACAGCGGTTAAAAACCTTGTTTTCATTGGGCAGGCCTTGGTGTTAGATGTACGCAAAATATAACAAAAAGCGGAAAGTAATAGCAGGCAGAAAAATATTGCGCCTTTTTAGTTAACCAAAGCAGAGGTTTTAGCCAGCAACGTATTTACGCGGCCTTGCAGGTCTTCCATCTCAAATGGCTTGGCTAAAAAATCGTCCGCGCCTGCTTCTAAAGATGGCTGGTGTACGTTGTGCCCGGCAGAGATAATCAGAACCGGTATATTTTTGGTTGAGGCCTGGCGTTTAAGCTGTTTGCAAACAGTAAGCCCGTCATGGCCGCCCATGGCAATGTCAAGAATGATAAGATCGGGGCGACCTTTTACCGCGTCCATCACAGAGGTTCCGTCATATACCTGCAAAACTTCATGGCCCGAATATTCGAGTATGCCGCGTATTGCATCAACGATAGCCTCATCATCATCTGCAACCAGTATGGTTTTATTTGTCAGTTCCATATTTCACAGGTTAATGTAGATGTTTCGCGATACAAGAGTTAACGGTTGGTTGTCTAACAATATTACAATATTAAATCTGCAAATAAAAGACTTCACAAAAGCTTCATGCAGATATTTGACCATTTTTTGATAATCAGGCAGGTTTGTGGTTACAACTGATAGTGTCTGTATTCAGTTTACACTATTCGCCTTTCTTTGCAGTGGCAACCATGACAATGCCGCCAACCAGTAACACTATTCCAACGTACGGCGGCCAGGCTACCGTTTTTTCACGGTCGGCAGATACTTGTATCGGGCCGGCATCAATCACCTTTTCTTTTTTGGTATAGGTAAAGCCGCCGTATACCAGCATCACAGCCCCTGCTATAATAAGCAAAAAACCAATTATCCTTTTCATGCAGGATAAAGTCTACGGGGCGCCAATTGTTTTAGTTCAACACATGGATATTGTGATATTTCTATATCTTGAAACACCAATTAAAAGCTATGAGAACGAAGATCACTTACAGCCTTGCGGCCGCATTATTATGTGCAGCAACAGCATTTGCACAACCCACGGTTAAAGTCCAAAATGGGACACTCGAGGGCATATCGCTGCCAAAAAGTAACATCACCGTATACCTTGGTGTGCCATTTGCAAAACCGCCTTTGGGCGACCTGCGCTGGCGCGAACCGCAACCTGCCGCTAACTGGGCGGGCGTACGCAAAGCAGACCATTTTGCAGGGCAAGCCATGCAAGGCAGGGTATTTGCCGACATGGTTTTCCGCTCATCGGGTATTACAGAAGATTGTTTGTACCTGAACGTTTGGACACCTGCCAAAACCTCAGCAGCGAAATTGCCGGTATTGGTATATTTCTACGGTGGTGGTTTAGTTGGCGGCGACGGCTCGGAGCCGCGTTATGACGGCGAGAGCATGGCCACTAAAGGAATTGTCGCTGTTACGGTAAATTACCGTTTAGGAATATTCGGCTTTTTTAGCCACCCCGAATTGACCAAAGAATCGCCGCACCATGCATCGGGCAATTATGGCTACTTGGATCAAAGTGCTGCCGTGCAATGGGTAAAGCATAACATAGCCGCCTTCGGCGGCGACCCTGATAAGATCACCATCGCGGGCGAATCGGCGGGTTCTATTTCTACTGCCGCACAAATGGCATCACCACTGACCAGGAATTTGATCGCGGGAGCGATTGGAGAGAGCGGTGCGCCCTTTAAGCCGACACTGGCACCAATGCCGCTTGTGGATTGCGAAAAACTGGGCGAGGCGTTTGCCGCAAAAGAAGGGGTAAGCACACTGGCAGACCTGCGTGCTATACCGGCCGATAAATTATTGGCCGACGCAAGTAAACCCGGCTACTTCAGGATGAGTACAGCGATAGACGGCTATTTCCTGCCGAAATCACCGAATGATATTTACGCTGCAGGCGAGCAGGCCCATGTGCCGCTTTTAGCAGGTTGGAACTCGGCCGAAGTGCCTTTCCAGGCTTTGATGGGTAATGATGCGCCATCACCTGCAAACTATGAAAAGACAGTAAAGGGCCTTTATCCAAACAATGCCGGCGAAGTTTTAATGCTTTACCCGGGTAAGGATACAGCGCAGGTAATCACATCGGCCACCGCCTTAGCCAGCGACAGGTTTATTGTTTACAGTACGTGGAAATGGCTTGACGAGTCGGCGAAAACCGGTGGAAAACCTGTTTACCGTTACCTGTTCTCTAAAATGCGCCCTGCAATGGTTAACCCCGGACCGGTGAAGCCAGGAAAATATCCGCCTGCAGGTGCTTCGCACGCGTCTGAGATCGAATATGCACTGGGTAACCTTGCAGGCAATAATGTTTACGCTTGGACTGCAGATGACGAAAAGGCATCGGCAACAATGGAAGAGTACTTTGCCAACTTCATTAAAACAGGCAACCCGAATGGAAAAGGTTTACCTAAGTGGCCGGCTGTGAAACCAGGTGTTCCTGCACAATACATCAACATAAACGCAAACACCAAAGCCGAGACAGAAACTACCCGCAACAGATATCTGTTTTTGGATAAGCAGTATGTAAAATAGGGCTCGTTTTTAACTTAAAATTCATTATTTTTACAA
It encodes the following:
- a CDS encoding TspO/MBR family protein — encoded protein: MPNTSSKFQPIPYAVSLAMTLAIGGVASLFTRPEIEGWYSRINKPSFTPPSWAFPIAWTILYIMIATAAYLVWKKREPSIAYKNIRSIYFTQLFFNFIWSIVFFGMHQILGGLVIIIVLWLLIIFNIFAFARLSKPAAWLLVPYLLWVSFATALNFSIYLLNN
- a CDS encoding HesA/MoeB/ThiF family protein, which produces MIKDRYDRQVKLAGFGKDAQQKLAVAKVLVVGAGGLGVPVLQYLTGMGVGTIGIIDGDIIKADNLHRQVLYSEEDIGLLKAEVAMEKLFKLNSKVKFKSHLHFLNTKDALSTISEYNFVIDASDNFGTRYLINDACVILNKPFVYGAVQQFEGHVSVFNYQGGPTYRCVYPHPPAENEIPNCDTAGVLGIAPGIIGCQQALQAVKVITGIGDNLSGYLQVFDLLRDEQYKIKLKVNAQNKFIKTLQPTYDTPHCESSSTIDVHELYKMHEGGTPFELIDVREPKEFTAEHLSFSRNVPLVNVKAYFSNRQIDVPLILICEIGGRSARAAEIIKQIHPGSQVQNVEGGLESWFDEFDEQFIVYPETSVSK
- a CDS encoding molybdenum cofactor biosynthesis protein MoaE: MLIKIIDHIDIQEAYKYLNNDGAGAVNVFLGTVRDNSKGKKVRQLAFEAYEPMALKEMQKVAEAAAERWPLLAIAIIHVTGTKKPGEAVVLTGVSSAHRDASFEACRFLIDELKRTVPIWKKEFYEDESVWVNAHP
- the moaA gene encoding GTP 3',8-cyclase MoaA; the protein is MNQSLLVDQYGRRLNYLRLSVTDRCNFRCYYCMPEEGINFAKRADLLSFDEMFRLAQVFCGLGVDKIRITGGEPFVRDGIIPFLYRLRTIENLKDITVTTNGTLTARHQSVLKELGITKLNISLDSLDATRFHQITRRDSFNGVFGAIMTMLEDGFDIKLNSVVAERKNVEDILPFVELTRNHNLAVRFLEEMPFNGSEHFAHDGWDHVKILEHIKMHYPELDGVESGPSSTSVNYKVPGYVGSFGIIPSFSRTFCGTCNRIRLSATGELRTCLYGAPNANLRDVLRNGASKEELENLLLGAVAKRAKDGFAAEKMIPHSFNTSMSVLGG
- the tamL gene encoding translocation and assembly module lipoprotein TamL; this translates as MRAYFKPAGYRFTILTIFLVLLLSACSLTRTLGPNQALVRNVSVKGIAEDDFAEESLLYIDKSQQPNNYINLQLYLLFNKKGKKDIGEAPSILDSNDVEYSRQQIQRFLNNKGYLKATVTDSIVVKKKKASLFFTAKEGPLFKIRKLQDSIQDPKVRQLYRRTRSTFSHIQPGGRFDTDSLAYDRDQFYLVMKRNGYFDFYRQYINFNYDSTFNSSVVDVRVIINNPTGKNEHPVYTVNNTLVSIAKSSGRTPGKADTIQVDSQLRFVDFSGKFNPRTVRPYIFLKKGDIYNIDQQNLTTSRLSELNVFRNVPNPVYTKLADSTNRLDSKIDIIPLPRFSDRVEAEFLFSGGRYGYNLGNTFTNRNVFKGAEALIIKTNWSVLFDNGRNTATTSGIENQDLKLGASLVFPRIVSPWSFPSLGKYGVPHTTVSTNFQLFYQKGLVQRESFLNSLTYDWAELSNKLHSLTPINIEYSQGTIDPFAYSQLLANNRFSYIYLIGRKIFTAGSQYTYQQNANKLSSLESFNYFRGFIDVGGNTLDLLARLTHSGSDSLGRKIFGLHYAQYAKVELDFRRYNHLGGEQQLIFRVNPGIGIPYGNSSHAPSDNGLFNSSQLIFEKNFYVGGANDIRAWLPRTLGPGNFNRGTYYGADITTRERLKYLDQFGEIKFVGNLEYRYNVAHDFFGSKLNGATFLDFGNVWRLHDEPDFPGGQFKFGNFYNSLAAGIGTGFRLDLTFFVFRFDAAFKFKDPQFQGADQYVLIRHFNELFKPGPFKNAYYALNGESYNFMQLNFGIGLPF
- a CDS encoding ATP-binding cassette domain-containing protein, whose protein sequence is MISVDINTNLKFADATELSVQYQFQSGEISGIYGPSGAGKTTLLNIIAGLVKPEKGVIEVDGVVWLDTDKKINIPVQRRNIGFVFQDYALFPNMTVLQNLRYAAGKAADNSHIEHLLTITGLDRFKNEKPDNLSGGQKQRVALARALAGKPKLLLLDEPLSATDHLTRIELQQQILQLQQEYRFTAIMVSHDKKELSALTTNVLKIDNGKIVNIGTPSQIFGADRTYITLTAKVIGVENNVAQIEIGDQVVKIYNRSGLVVGDLINIGLDTIDALITRK
- the modA gene encoding molybdate ABC transporter substrate-binding protein, producing the protein MKKTIAFSFIFLLLGLAASAQKMRLAVAANAQYVAQQLADEFKKQTGISTELIVSSSGKLFAQIEQGAPFDVFMSADMKYPLELEAKKLLLEKPKIYAYGQLVLWVPDGKASPAALKDLLLSDYTKIAVANPQLAPYGQATVEALKKQQLLTALQSKIVYGESIAQVNQYLLTGAVQAAFTAKAIVLSPEQKGKGRWIDVDDSLYSPIAQGAVLLKSSRVNNYEDGRKFYAFLFSPSAKKILAAYGYK
- the modB gene encoding molybdate ABC transporter permease subunit, whose product is MADLQPLWLSFKLAAVTTIFLLVIGLPIAAWLSESKCRLKPLAEALISLPLVLPPSVIGFYLLIAFSPANAFGGWLVSWFNIRLLFTFSGLVVGSVLYSLPFMVHPVQSALQSLPRNLAEASYTMGRSKTETFFKILLPNVRPALITGTVLTFAHTLGEFGLVLMIGGGLPGVTKVASVAIYNEAEALNFHAAHVYSAILLVISFCILLTVYTVNKGRTNKRVVI
- the moaD gene encoding molybdopterin converting factor subunit 1, which codes for MQILLFGITKDIVGQSQLTLPEGETVGNVSQLKTWLCKQYPEFNNLSSLAIAVNSEYADDDTLIDSQSEVALIPPVSGG
- a CDS encoding molybdopterin molybdotransferase MoeA, translated to MIDVAESLTLVLAEAKNFGVEEVPLLIAAGRVLAEDIIADRDYPPFDRVTMDGIAIASSVFIDGIREFKMEAIQAAGQPQVTLTNKKNCIEVMTGAMLPIGTDAVIPYELCDIRSGSAIVNTDMVAAYQNVHRRGVDSKQGEVLIAKDARITPAVIGLLASSGYNKVKVYHLPKIAVCATGDELVPVKAMPLPHQIRQSNSYMLTTALQKDCITASQYHLPDNALLLKEQLTTITAYYDVVLLSGAVSKGKFDYLPRVLNEMGFSEKFHGIAQRPGKPFLFGKMPNGALIFGFPGNPVSTYVCYQLYFRGWLNACLKQQSRPASAFLSKPFTFKPDLTLHLLVNAATERGKVIAHPVETSTSGDLVSLAAANAILTLAKGRDEFGTDEAFSLHWL